From the Paraflavitalea soli genome, the window ACAGGAGGTAATAGAACAGCTGACCGCTGTCAAAGTAAAAGTGCAGCTATTACCTGCCGCATACAGTGCCGATGGCACCCGCCAGTTGTTGCAGGAAATTGCCCAGGCAACAGGCACTACTGACAAAGCAAAGGAGCTAAGAGCCACCTTCGACAAACAACTGGCTGCATTAAAGATCACTCCCCTGAAGAAAAAAGTGCTCTTTATCTATGCCCGTGGTACCGGTTCCATGACAGTATCAGGCACCGGCACCGCATTGAACAGTATGATAGAGTTGGCCGGAGCGCAAAACGCCATCACCGGCTTTACCCAATTCAAGCCCCTGTCTGCCGAATCACTGGTAGCTGCCAATCCCGATGTGATCCTGCTATTCGACAGTGGTTTACAAAGCGTAGGCGGGGCCGATGGTTTGCAGACCGTACAGGGAATAAGTGCTACCAACGCCGGTAAAAATAAAAAGATCATTTCCATGGATGGACAGTTGCTCAGTGGCTTTGGCCTGCGCCTGCCTGCTGCCATTGCAGAACTGAATAAGAAACTCCTATGAACCCGAAAAGTGCTGCGAGGCCTGCGAGCCTCGCGGCATTATTCAGGTAGTAGCAATGCCAACAAATAAACAGTAAGCGTTGAAACCAAAGTGGCTCACCCTATCGTTGATCGTACTACTTCTGGCAGCTGTTATTACAGCTGCCGGCATCGGCGCCATGTCCATTGCTCCGGGCCAGGTAGTGGCTATCCTGTTGCATAAAGTGGGCATCCATCTCCCCGTTACGTATGATGAAGGTATGGCCAATGTGCTCCTGCACATCAGGCTGCCCCGGGTAGTGATGGCCGTATTGATAGGAGCGGGCCTCGCCGTTGCCGGCGCTTCCCTGCAGGGCTTGTTCCGCAATCCCATGGCCGATCCGGCCCTCATTGGTATTTCATGGGGCGCCTCCCTTACTGCCGTAGCAGTGATTGTATTGTTGTCATCCCAGCCTTACCTCCACATCGATGCCCTTATCCCCCGGTATTATTTACTCAACGTCGCAACCTTTGCAGGGGCTTGCCTCACCTCCCTCCTGGTATTTCGATTGTCGAAGATTGGTGGCAGGTCATCCATCATTACTTTATTACTCGCCGGTTTGGCCATCGGCACCCTCTGCCGCGCTTTGACCGATCTCACTACCTATGTAGCCAATGATGAAGAGCTCCGCACCGCCACCTTCTGGACCATGGGAAGCCTCGGCGGCGCCAGCTGGACAAGCGTTGCCTCACTATTGCCATTTATA encodes:
- a CDS encoding FecCD family ABC transporter permease, with the protein product MKPKWLTLSLIVLLLAAVITAAGIGAMSIAPGQVVAILLHKVGIHLPVTYDEGMANVLLHIRLPRVVMAVLIGAGLAVAGASLQGLFRNPMADPALIGISWGASLTAVAVIVLLSSQPYLHIDALIPRYYLLNVATFAGACLTSLLVFRLSKIGGRSSIITLLLAGLAIGTLCRALTDLTTYVANDEELRTATFWTMGSLGGASWTSVASLLPFILIPLILLPVVGKSLNAYALGENEAAYLGINVKKLKNTVIILATLSVGASVAVAGIIGFVGLIVPHMLRSMAGSDHRTLLPNCALLGASLLTIADVVSRTIIAPAELPIGIVTAILGTPVFIALLLKQKKQLRHTTS
- a CDS encoding heme/hemin ABC transporter substrate-binding protein yields the protein MANKKRYLLPLALFFLFSSLSAQQRIVSLSGAISEMLCALSLEPQIVGVDVTSNYPASLQQKPHVGHNRTISAESILALRPTLVLGIQNEMKQEVIEQLTAVKVKVQLLPAAYSADGTRQLLQEIAQATGTTDKAKELRATFDKQLAALKITPLKKKVLFIYARGTGSMTVSGTGTALNSMIELAGAQNAITGFTQFKPLSAESLVAANPDVILLFDSGLQSVGGADGLQTVQGISATNAGKNKKIISMDGQLLSGFGLRLPAAIAELNKKLL